In Gossypium hirsutum isolate 1008001.06 chromosome A10, Gossypium_hirsutum_v2.1, whole genome shotgun sequence, the DNA window ATCCTCTTCTAATCTCTTCTGTTCCATTTCTAGCTTGTATATCTAAACATGCAAATCTTTATTAGAGGGAATCAAGATTAATGATAACAACCAGCTCACACCAAAAGCATAAGTTAAATCTCCATATGGTTGCTCACTTGCTGTCTCAGGCGATCAAATGATGATCGATCTGCTTTGAATAGTAGAGCCTTTGTTATTGTGAACCTACGTTTGACCACCTCAGACCTGCAGTAAGATCGTAGCAGTAAATTAAATAGGATAGCCAACATTAAAAGAACAGATTAATGGTAGAAATTTGAGGCAAGGAATAGGAACCGATGCCGAGGGTAAAACATTAAGAAAATGTTCGAGCTTAAAGAAGTGAAAGAAATAGAAAGCATTTCAATATTCTGAGAACAAACAGAACAAAAGTAGTTAAGGActtggaagaaagaaaaaaaaaatgtgggcAAGCTAATTACATTAGATTAAAATCGAGCAGCATGTTTTCCagaaacaataacaataaaactaAAAGGAAACAttcaaaaagccaaaataaagatGTAGCTTAGTAAAACATGACAATAACTATGTACTTACTTGTGCTGCAACTCATTCCTAGCCTCCATCAAGCAATTAGCAAATTCTCCCACCTACATAAAGGGTGGATGGCATGTTACAATTGTGGGTATTAGAACTACAATAAATTCCATAGAAGGTATCAGAAttcagaattttattttccttataaaAAAAAGGGCAGGGGAGATTAAATAAAGAGAGTGAGCCTAAGAATTTGCCTTGGAGAATTTATTTACAATCAACTTTCATTTGTAAGGTATACTCATAGGATTAACTATGATCACAATGTACAAGCAACTTTCTTTGATACCATAACTTTTAAACTATCCTCATAGGATTAACTCATGCATAATCTAGAAGTTTCGGGACTAATTCAGAATCTATCTTCTAAACTTCTGTAATCAAAATGAGAACATATGTCTGTCTGCCTGTCTCAAATGCCAGCAAGAAAGAAAGCCAGCGTTCTAGTTCTTTTCCGGTACTAGAAAATTTTAGTTACTCCAACTTGCAATTTAATTAAGACCAACATCTCACATCCGATGTATCTGTAACAGCATCAAAGCTAGTTTCATGTGTAAATGAAAAGAACTTGAAACCAGCGCATCAAAGCTACGTAAATGAAAAGAACTTGCAAAAAAGGGTTTATTGTAATGGTTAGTTAAGACCTTCCTCGAACTATGCGGTTGGTTCTTTATGCGAATTCACCAATTCGTTCCCCTACGTAAGCATTGGTTTCAAGTTCATTTCATTTAGAACCGACCACATAGTTTGAGGACTGTCTTAAGTAACGGTTACAATAAACCCTTGTTTGCAAGTTATGTCCAAATGTGACCTAGATTTCAATTCACTGATTCCTTCCCTACGTAAGCATCGGTTTCAGGTTCATTTCATTTAGAAGCGACCACATAGTTCGAGGACTGTCTTAAGTAACGGCTACAATAAAACCTTGTTGGCAAGTTATGTCCAAGTGTGGCCTAGATTTCAATTCACTGATTCCTTCCCTACCTAAGCATCGGTTTCAAGTTCATTTCACTTAGAACTGACAATATAGTTCGAGGACCGTCTTAAGTAACAGTTACAATAAGCCCTTCTTTGCAAGTTATGTCCAAGTGTGGCCTAGATTTCAATTCACTGATTCCTTCCCTACTTAAGCATCGGTTTCAAGTTCATTTCACTTAGAACCGACAATATAGTTCGAGGACCGTCTTAAGTAACGGTTACAATAAGCCCTTGTTTGCAAGTAATGCCCAAATGTGGCCTAGATTTCCTCACTTAATTCAAGCAAAAGTTTTCAGATTCTGCTCCCTCTCTTCTCTTTCTTTATTAACATTTTATTGCAGAAAAGATATAACACaagttcataaaattacaaatggGATAGTATTACCTCCTAagcaaagaaaacaaatatttaaactttaaaatattgatTGAAATGAGAAAAGACCTGACCAAATTATTCTCCAGATAGCTTAATGATAGTTAGAGAACTaaaaaagcattaattaaaatatgaagcAACAATGAGACTTGCTTTAGTATCAAGATATGCCATATATTTAAGCAACAAACTACACAAGATTTGATTTTTACTAGCTAAAAAGAACAGAAATGAAAAAcatcaaaactttaaaaaaaattaaggtgaAAATAAGAAGGCAAAAAAAAGAAGATACCTGAGCTAATGTTAATCCTTTGTTTTGATGACACTTAACGAGCTGGTCATAATGTTGCTTAATCTTCCTCTGCGTAGCACTACCTGTTGATGTAAATGGATACAAGCAAACCAGCTCCGGTTTGATCCGACAACCCGGATCCCCCCGACCCgattcttcctttttcttcttctcttgcTCTGAACAACTACACCTTCCGTCACCATTTTCTTCTTCACTTTTGGAATCCAATCTCTTCTTCTTccctcttctcttcttcttcttcgtcctCTGATCCTCACCACCTGATTCACACCGCTCCCTATCTcgatccgacccgacccgactGGCATCCCCTTTTTGTTGGTTCTCCCCGGTAAACAAACCAGCCCATTTTGCAGAATCGGAAGGCATAATCTGTAAAAGAAGAGTATGGGGCAAATGAGTAGAGTCGTTTCCCCGGGTTTGTGCCCTCGTATCAACAATATCGGGAAAACAGCAGTTCAAAAGGGCAGAATCATTCTGGGGGTTGCCTTCTTCTTGTAGTTGTTGTTGTTTATGGAGTTTTTTATagtgaaaagaaaagaataagaataagaaaGAGAGGacgaaagaaaggagaaagaagaagaaaaacatttGGAAAGGATAGGAGCAAAGCAAAGTAAAAATatggaaggaaaagaaaggaaaaggaatGTTATatataaactcttttttttttttgtctgttTAAAAGATAAAAAGGAAAACTATggcagaagaagaagaagaagaagaagaattgaAGGTTTAGCCGCCATTAAAACGCGTCATCACGACAAAACAATATACAGAGCGAGAGAGGGATAAAATGTTTTGATGTTTGGTTACAAAGAGGTTTATGTTCCTTCCTAGTACTAATGCACAAATGAAAATTGTTTCTCAATTCTGATTTCTTATCATATCTATATAATTCACTACTTATCTTTTCATTTTATAATAAGATTTAAATCAATGTTTGTctcaatataattattttataattttttcacttACACAATTGATTAAGCCTCTGTCACATTCGATAAGTTTAGTTtagttgtgaaattattaaaataataaatattattataatattatttttataattttatatatgagttttaaacttaaaatattgtaatttttaatatcttaattttaccatttaaaccaattttaaatatgtaaatatgaaCTTAACGCACCACAATAATATCTAAgttttattatagtttttttacTCATTTAATATTTAGTTACATTAATGTCACCCATCAACTAAGttttgatttaattgtaaaatcaCCAACAACTCATTCCTTTTACAAagtaagaaatatttttattttttttatattttatataatatgtagaaaaaataaacatgtaataAGATTTCAACTTAAACGTCTTAGTTATATTTTTTTCACTCATGTGCCATAAAttgatatatatgtgtgtgatatatttgcttatttattttttatatcaatgttcaattattttcttgccgaaaataatcatattttttacTTGCATCAAGGGATTAATGGCAATGGGAATTAAAGCATTGATCAAAGGGCAGAATAAATGTAGTTGCCATCTTATGATATCATAATTTGTATCctcgtaattaattattttttaaatagttatgcttttttctttttgtgttattttttattcttgtttATTCTACAATATTCATAGTAAAGTAAATTAAGTTGGGAATCTTCTTACTCAACATAAAAACCCTGCATGCATTGTTCAGATTGAAGAGAATCCAAAAGGAGGTAGGTAGGGTCCTAGCCCCtagatattattttgatttttttttttaattttggatgcCAAAGGGCAAGGGTGAATCCAAAACGAGcaagcaaggccttagcccccttggatattattttgaatttgtatttttttttttatgcCAATGTACAGAAGGCAAATCTAAAATAGGCAAGTAAGGGCTACCCTTGGATAAAGTGGATTTATTGTAATTTTGCGTTTTCATATtgttttttaatacattttaatccattttcatgaaattttcaagttcctccatttattttcttattccaCCTCTACACCAAATTTTCATTGCTTTGCTCCTGCTCATTGACatctaaagttttaaaaaaaattaaaaaaatcttcttctttttttacttgAGTAAAACAATCACGTAATGGGGATTAAATTGGTTGATCTCAAGGTAGAATCATGCGGTGGTCAACATGTGAGGTCATAATTTGTATTCTCGTAATTAATTGCTTTCTTAAAtagttatgttttttttatgttattttctatTCTTGTTTTTTTCCGTCATGTTCATAGAAAAGTAAATTAAGTTGCATCAACATGGACTCTCTctaaaaaatgatcatttttgGGTGGAAGAGAGCTGTGCATGTGTTGCTCAATAGGTTGAAGAGAAAGGTAGAAGACTGAGCGAGTTTGTGGGAtagtctttttcttttcttatgttttcatttttattactaAAAATCTATAGTATTATTTAATTCCCTAACCGAGTTGGTGCCACGAGTTAGATATGTACCAACTTAGTTGGAAAAAGACTAATTTATCATGTCTATtaaattattactattattattttgacgACGCTTTTatctttttcataattttatattttttatataaaacttattGTTATTCATGAATGAAGCCCTGTTGGTATAATAGAAAAGTAACCAGAAAACCAGCGAAAAGGccaactaaaaaaacaaaaacaaaacagggGCAAAAAATAAAACCGTTAACAAAGCAAAACAACTAGCTGAAAAAAATCAAGGGGCCTTCTCAGCTCCCACAAACTCACTCACATTTCCACACCATTCGATGGAGGCCATCGTGACCTAAAAGCAAATACACCATGTCACCCCtcaattcatcaagcatacagTTGTCGATTAGTCTAGTGGGTCTATCCACTACCATTCCTCAAAAGGCAACCGACATCAAAGCCCCAAGTAAGTCATCGACCCAATATTTATCTCCTTCAAGTCGTTTTCTTGCTTTTGCTAATTGGTGTATCAACTTGTTTCCTTCTCGAAAGGCAAACACAAATTCACATTGATGAAATCTCTATCATGTGCCTCGCGTCTTGAATAAACTAAcccaaattaacatatttaatttatgaatacgtgtttaaaaatttataaacaaattctttaccaccacagcaataataattattgagtaaatatttaaaaaataatttttttaacataaaattttttctCCCACCTACATTgtgtatctatactattatttatattatttaattcctCAGTTGGTGTCACGAGATTCAAAGGTACTTTAGTTTTtataaaaaccaataaaaattacATAGTGGGATTTAAACCCATGCCATTTACATCAATAAATCTTTGACTTCACCactaaattaaagttttattttaatctaatatttacattttaattgtattatgaaTACTTTATTGattccatcaattgtatatatattgataatgttattgattgagttggtgtcacaagttaactccATATTAACTTAAGATTAATGACAACGCCATGATCAACAATTGTAACATATTTAATgttcttaatttgttttatttatggtttaaatttctttttactccTAATTTAATCTAATCCTTTTCATTTTAATGCTGTACATAttgcatgtgttattattaattagttttaaacatTACGTTTAATTATTTATTGCATGTTATATTCAAACGCACActtgtattttaaatatatgatttctacatacatataaataatgaaattatatttaatgtACTTACAATACATTATAATTATTCACTTTCAACAAATTACATTACGACACATCTTCTTTTTGAAGTTATGAgtacaaatataattagaatTACAAATCAAAAAATATGCATTCAAATAACTATAACAAGAATTAACCATAGCATAACATAATCATAATTATAATCAGAATAACATCCAAAATTTCTAGAATCTCAACCTTAACATTAAACTAATGTCTCATTGGTAGGGACAAATCCAAAGGGACAAACAAGAGCCGTGGTACCAtgaatattattttgaatttatttatttttcattttaattttggaAGCAAATGACATGGGTGAATCTAATAGCAGCAAGCAGGGCCCTCTCCAGCCCCTAATTCAAAGGGAGGCAAGTAAGTTCTATGTCCCCTCAGATAAAGTGGGTTTATTGTAATTTTAGATTCTTATATTATTGttgatgttataaaataaagagagatggagagaataaagaacaaaataataataatatgaaagtaatagagaatgtactttattgatcaaggGGATGATACAATACTTCAgtagagtctctatttataagcataagaagtataaaagaagtggagatctaattctaataactataagaatttaaaatacattaaaactttatcttgatcatgatggacatccacttaataagatattcataacactccccattggatgtccattggtaggtAATGTGCcttgttaaaaccttattaggaaaaatccTATGGGATAAAaatctaatgaaggaaaaagagtacacgaCCTATACTACGCATAatatgttgcctcattaaaaaccttaccaagaAAACTCAATTGGAAAAAACCTCGGTAGAGGGAAAAAGCgtacaacgcgtatttactccccctcgtAAAAACATCACATCATATTCTATGTAGTCAATCttaaatactagtttttcaaatgactatttgaatgtattgctaaccatttatatcaccattcttttaaaagtcatgagtgagggaaatttgggaaaatatattttgatctctttaggagattcaacaataatcataacaaactttaatcatgattgttttataaaaacacaaataggtattttggattattttataatcctccttcaattAGTAtccactaagtcaaatttaccacatatattcaaattatttcagTTCATATAAACGAGCAATTTCTCAAGAATTTCAAGatgcttctagcatcctaaatccttcaaggattttaatataaactttactatatagtgattcataaaaggttgtaacaataaccattagacgtaagttaaatcttttatgaattgtcaatttaataatatatctaaaggttattgcatccaccacaaaaaaatattatatcttttcataatcaatgccaggacttaacgaaatactttttatttttattccacttttgcaaaactacttcaattaCACCCTTACTAGTTTTATACCTTTAGAttttggactactggtccaaaaactccatgAATTTAAATGTACTTGAGTTGTGTCTTTttgttttgatcaatttattctatatctatatttctcaatagatttattcaggattctccttttatttcattatttcaataataatattgcatgcaaaatcattgtcaaccacttttattattcggttccacattttctcaaattgacataacttatca includes these proteins:
- the LOC107897409 gene encoding uncharacterized protein, whose amino-acid sequence is MFFFFFLLSFVLSFLFLFFSFHYKKLHKQQQLQEEGNPQNDSALLNCCFPDIVDTRAQTRGNDSTHLPHTLLLQIMPSDSAKWAGLFTGENQQKGDASRVGSDRDRERCESGGEDQRTKKKKRRGKKKRLDSKSEEENGDGRCSCSEQEKKKKEESGRGDPGCRIKPELVCLYPFTSTGSATQRKIKQHYDQLVKCHQNKGLTLAQVGEFANCLMEARNELQHKSEVVKRRFTITKALLFKADRSSFDRLRQQIYKLEMEQKRLEEDAFVYNWLQQQLKLSPAYKRMLEVCTCMESKGKSSEPMEDPDPEFADISFEELLALEKKDSFWQKNGKSKLSSN